Below is a genomic region from Desulfitibacter sp. BRH_c19.
AGAAATGGCTTATGTCCATTACAGTATTAAGCCTTTAAAAATAAATCTTTCTGAAGAAGTAGCCTTCTTTGCGGAAAGCTTGCAAGGAACAATTGCTCCATTAATGTACGGAGCAATGCCAAATATGGGTCTTTATACTAAGCCTGATGGTCCATGCGAAAATGCTGCAGAACTCCTACCTTTAGGGAAGATTAAGGAAGCTCAGGAAGCACAAATGGAGGCTGGCGAATATCTTGAGAAAGATATTATGCTGGTTGCCAGCCAAATGTATGAAGCTGGGGCAGATGGCTTCGATTTTGATACAACAGCTGCATCAGGTGATGTGGAATTCTATGCTGTACTGAGAGCTATAGAACGATTAAAGGCTAAGTATCCGGAAATGGGTATCGAGGTAGGCATGTCAGGGGAGTTTATTCTTGGTTTTCATGGTAGTGTTGAATATGCGGGTACACGTCTTGCAGGATTATATCCCCATGAACAAATTAAAGTGGTAGAAAAAGCAGGGGGGACAATTTTTGGTTCAGTTGTTAATACAAATAGTAGCCGATCATTCCCTTGGAATTTAGCACGTGCCGTAACCATGTGTAAAGCATGTGGTGAAGTTGCTAATATACCTGTTCATGCCAATGTAGGTATGGGAGTGGGTGGTGTTCCATTAACTCCAGTCACACCAATAGATTGTGTTTCTAGAGCTTCAACTGCCATGGCAGAAATTGCGAGAATGGATGGATTGTAGGTAGGCTATGGTGACCCTGTAGGTATGCATGCAACACATGCTCTAGCGTCTGGGATGGGCGGAATTCGAACTGCTGGAGATCTAGTAGGACGGATGCAGCTAAATAAAGGAATGCGCTTGAGTGAAGCTAAAAAGTATGTCGCAGATAAACTAGGGGTTTCTGTCTTTGACCTGCACGATGAAATAGCTATGACTGAATTAAGAAAAGACTTGGACATAGGCAATGTATATATGGGTTATGATGCACCAGCAAGGGGTATTGAAGCTAAATTCAATATAGCAAGGCTCCTCGATATAGACATTAATTGTGTCAATCGCTTTAAAGCTAAAACGAAGATTGGTTAATGCTTATGCTACCTGTTAACAGGGCTTAACAGGTAATATAGTCTAATCAATAGTGA
It encodes:
- a CDS encoding dimethylamine methyltransferase; the protein is MSNILTRLGDGEFISFTKDEVRREIEEGVEDAADRAEVDPLSKEDIDKLYDIVADPRKFVSVEPGNELILSYDGFPMKLTRVGIPIERPQILKVFERAFGSDTLEMAYVHYSIKPLKINLSEEVAFFAESLQGTIAPLMYGAMPNMGLYTKPDGPCENAAELLPLGKIKEAQEAQMEAGEYLEKDIMLVASQMYEAGADGFDFDTTAASGDVEFYAVLRAIERLKAKYPEMGIEVGMSGEFILGFHGSVEYAGTRLAGLYPHEQIKVVEKAGGTIFGSVVNTNSSRSFPWNLARAVTMCKACGEVANIPVHANVGMGVGGVPLTPVTPIDCVSRASTAMAEIARMDGL
- a CDS encoding dimethylamine methyltransferase; this translates as MHATHALASGMGGIRTAGDLVGRMQLNKGMRLSEAKKYVADKLGVSVFDLHDEIAMTELRKDLDIGNVYMGYDAPARGIEAKFNIARLLDIDINCVNRFKAKTKIG